In a single window of the Anaerotruncus rubiinfantis genome:
- the dnaJ gene encoding molecular chaperone DnaJ has protein sequence MAEKRDYYEVLGVSKDASTDDLKKAYRKLAKQYHPDMNPGDKTAEAKFKEVNEAYEVLNDPAKRQRYDQFGHAGVDPSYGAGAGGAGFGGGFGGFDVGDIFESFFGGSGFGGFGGGGRTRNPNAPIRGNDVNITINLSFMDAAKGCKQQVQVQRLEKCDTCDGTGAKKGTAPETCPECGGTGQVRVQQRTPIGVIQTTRTCTKCSGKGKVVKEPCSDCRGMGRVRHTRTLEVSVPAGIDDGQTFVLRGQGDHGLNGGPAGDVNIMVNLRPDPLFERDGFDVWCDIPITFSQAVLGDEITVPTIDGKVKYDVPEGTQSGTVFRLRNKGIPYVNGRGRGDQYVKVNIEVPRNLTGKQKDALKEFEKLSSDKNYEKRKSFFDKLKDAMK, from the coding sequence ATGGCTGAAAAACGGGACTATTATGAAGTATTGGGCGTGTCCAAGGACGCATCCACGGACGACCTGAAAAAAGCATACCGCAAGCTTGCAAAGCAGTATCACCCCGACATGAATCCGGGGGATAAGACCGCCGAGGCAAAATTCAAAGAGGTTAACGAGGCCTATGAGGTCTTAAACGACCCGGCAAAACGCCAGCGCTACGACCAGTTCGGGCACGCGGGCGTCGACCCGTCCTATGGGGCGGGCGCCGGCGGGGCGGGCTTTGGAGGCGGCTTTGGCGGTTTCGACGTGGGAGATATCTTCGAAAGCTTCTTTGGCGGAAGCGGCTTCGGCGGCTTTGGCGGGGGCGGGCGCACCCGCAACCCGAATGCGCCGATCCGCGGCAACGATGTCAATATCACCATCAACCTGTCGTTTATGGACGCGGCCAAGGGCTGCAAGCAGCAGGTGCAGGTGCAGCGGCTTGAAAAGTGCGATACCTGCGACGGTACCGGCGCCAAGAAGGGCACCGCCCCGGAAACCTGCCCGGAATGCGGCGGCACCGGTCAGGTGCGCGTCCAGCAGCGTACGCCGATCGGCGTGATCCAGACCACCCGAACCTGTACAAAATGTTCCGGCAAGGGTAAGGTCGTCAAGGAGCCGTGCAGCGACTGCCGCGGAATGGGGCGCGTGCGCCACACCCGGACGCTGGAGGTTTCGGTCCCGGCTGGTATCGACGACGGGCAGACCTTTGTGCTGCGCGGACAGGGTGACCACGGCCTCAACGGCGGCCCGGCGGGCGATGTGAACATCATGGTAAACCTGCGGCCCGACCCGCTCTTTGAGCGCGACGGATTCGACGTCTGGTGCGACATCCCGATCACCTTCTCGCAGGCGGTGCTGGGCGATGAGATCACCGTTCCCACCATCGACGGCAAAGTGAAATATGACGTGCCGGAGGGCACGCAGTCCGGAACGGTATTCCGCCTGCGCAATAAGGGCATTCCGTATGTGAACGGGCGCGGACGCGGCGACCAGTATGTCAAGGTGAATATCGAGGTTCCGCGTAACCTGACCGGCAAGCAGAAAGACGCGCTTAAGGAATTTGAAAAGCTTTCAAGCGACAAAAACTATGAAAAGCGCAAAAGCTTTTTCGATAAGCTCAAAGATGCGATGAAATAA
- the dnaK gene encoding molecular chaperone DnaK gives MGKIIGIDLGTTNSCVAVMEGGEPVVIASAEGNRTTPSVVAFSKTGERMVGQVAKRQAITNPDRTISSIKRHMGTDFKVSIDGKNYTPQEISAMVLQKLRDDAEAYLGEKVTEAVITVPAYFSDAQRQATKDAGRIAGLDVKRIINEPTAAALAYGIDKEADQKVMVYDLGGGTFDVSIIEMGDGVQEVLATNGNTRLGGDDFDQRVIDFLADSFKKENGIDLRGDKMAMQRLKEAAEKAKIELSGMTQANINLPFITADATGPKHLDVTLSRAKFNELTADLVEATMVPVRKAMADSGLKVSDLDKVLLVGGSTRIPAVQEAVKAFCGKDPFKGINPDECVAVGAAIQGGVLGGDVKGLLLLDVTPLSLGLETLGGVCTKIIERNTTIPTKKSQIFSTAADGQTSVEIHVLQGEREMAKDNKTLGMFRLDGIPAAPRGVPQIEVTFDIDANGIVHVTAKDLGTGKEQNVTITASTNMSKDDIDKAVKDAEAFAEEDKKRREEIDVRNGADQMVYQCEKALTDLGDKVSADEKSRVQAKVDALKEALKGTNVEEIKAKQEELQKDFYEMSSKMYQQAQGAQGAAGPDMGGADAGAGAAPGGDYVDADYKEVDEDDKK, from the coding sequence ATGGGAAAAATCATCGGTATTGACCTTGGTACTACAAATAGCTGTGTAGCGGTTATGGAAGGCGGCGAGCCGGTCGTCATCGCGAGCGCGGAAGGCAATCGCACGACCCCTTCGGTCGTTGCATTCTCGAAAACCGGCGAGCGTATGGTCGGCCAGGTTGCAAAACGCCAGGCGATCACCAACCCGGACCGCACGATTTCTTCGATTAAGCGCCACATGGGCACCGATTTTAAGGTGTCGATCGACGGCAAAAACTACACTCCGCAGGAAATCTCCGCGATGGTCCTGCAGAAACTGCGTGATGACGCGGAAGCTTACCTCGGCGAGAAGGTCACCGAAGCGGTCATCACGGTCCCGGCGTATTTCTCCGACGCGCAGCGCCAGGCAACCAAGGACGCGGGCCGCATCGCGGGACTTGATGTAAAGCGCATCATCAACGAACCGACCGCCGCGGCGCTCGCCTACGGCATCGATAAGGAAGCCGATCAGAAGGTCATGGTTTATGACCTCGGCGGCGGTACCTTTGATGTTTCGATCATCGAGATGGGCGACGGCGTGCAGGAGGTGCTCGCCACCAACGGCAACACCCGCCTGGGCGGCGACGACTTCGACCAGCGCGTCATCGATTTCCTGGCAGATTCCTTTAAGAAAGAAAACGGCATCGATCTGCGCGGCGACAAGATGGCCATGCAGCGCCTGAAAGAAGCAGCGGAAAAGGCGAAGATCGAGCTTTCCGGCATGACCCAGGCGAACATCAACCTGCCGTTCATCACGGCGGACGCGACCGGCCCGAAACATCTCGATGTGACCCTGTCCCGCGCGAAATTCAATGAATTGACCGCCGACCTGGTCGAAGCGACCATGGTGCCGGTGCGCAAGGCGATGGCCGACTCCGGCCTCAAGGTTTCCGACCTCGACAAGGTGCTGCTGGTCGGCGGTTCGACCCGTATCCCGGCTGTGCAGGAAGCGGTCAAGGCGTTCTGCGGAAAAGACCCGTTCAAGGGCATCAATCCGGATGAGTGCGTCGCGGTCGGCGCGGCGATCCAGGGCGGCGTGCTCGGCGGCGATGTAAAAGGCCTGCTGCTGCTCGATGTCACCCCGCTTTCCCTGGGCCTTGAGACCCTTGGCGGCGTCTGCACCAAGATCATCGAGCGCAACACCACCATCCCGACCAAGAAATCGCAGATCTTCTCCACCGCCGCGGACGGCCAGACTTCGGTCGAGATCCACGTCCTGCAGGGCGAGCGCGAGATGGCCAAGGATAACAAGACCCTCGGCATGTTCCGGCTCGACGGTATCCCGGCGGCTCCGCGCGGCGTGCCGCAGATCGAAGTCACCTTCGACATCGACGCCAACGGCATCGTGCACGTGACCGCGAAGGACCTCGGCACCGGTAAGGAGCAGAACGTCACCATCACCGCTTCGACCAATATGTCCAAGGACGACATTGACAAAGCGGTTAAAGATGCGGAAGCATTTGCGGAAGAGGACAAGAAACGCCGCGAGGAGATCGACGTGCGAAACGGTGCGGATCAGATGGTTTATCAGTGCGAGAAGGCGCTGACCGACCTGGGCGACAAGGTTTCCGCCGACGAAAAATCCCGCGTGCAGGCGAAGGTCGACGCGCTGAAGGAAGCCCTCAAGGGAACCAACGTCGAAGAAATCAAAGCAAAACAGGAAGAGCTGCAGAAGGACTTCTATGAGATGTCATCCAAGATGTACCAGCAGGCGCAGGGCGCCCAGGGCGCGGCCGGCCCGGACATGGGCGGCGCGGACGCCGGCGCTGGAGCGGCTCCCGGCGGCGATTATGTCGACGCGGATTACAAAGAGGTTGACGAGGACGACAAAAAATAA
- a CDS encoding efflux RND transporter periplasmic adaptor subunit: protein MKISLSKKKLASGIAILTLGAVAVSTVVFAAGGGPGGGMGGPGGGNMGQVELSESVISVKLQTPTTGGLTRSTEFIGKIEPAESVSVYPETSGKVTEIYFEAGQTVQKGELLFTIDDTDAQLAYQIAQASYEQKQISADTTLGSNYESKVASAKSQLESAQQNLNNARLKLKDYNDGYDDSLLSAERAAQKAQDNMQAYDKTIDELKDKLAGAGEAEKEAIEKEIADYEEKYSQAYQDYSMYYNAVKDLEADEDSEARDLRNSYNTAKTNYQQALDNYNLVTGGSYEDTEKATEAELKSAQLSLEQSASSLDKYKVYAPISGVIESKNITANEPASTQNAAFVISNKDTLTVKFNASADAATALSIGDEVTVTKGSKEYTATIIEIDSKADDSTGLFPIKARIEDGDGSLLTGVSVKVAAATQKVEDAILVPIDLVYYDDGQAYVFTYADGKAHRTDFETGMSNSETVVAVSGLSLDSEIITTWHPDLKDGAAVELAEGQEAPAAAPDSAPGAEPTESRSAKGTDAPDAAAAPNAPEMPAQED, encoded by the coding sequence ATGAAAATATCGTTGAGCAAAAAGAAACTTGCCTCCGGCATCGCGATTCTCACACTCGGCGCGGTCGCTGTATCCACGGTCGTTTTCGCTGCGGGCGGCGGCCCCGGCGGCGGGATGGGCGGTCCCGGCGGAGGAAATATGGGGCAAGTCGAGCTCTCCGAAAGCGTCATCAGCGTAAAATTGCAGACGCCCACCACCGGCGGCCTCACCCGGAGCACCGAGTTCATCGGTAAGATCGAGCCAGCTGAAAGCGTCAGCGTCTACCCCGAGACCAGCGGCAAGGTGACCGAAATCTATTTTGAAGCTGGCCAAACCGTGCAGAAGGGAGAACTTCTCTTCACAATCGACGACACCGACGCGCAGCTCGCCTATCAGATCGCGCAGGCCAGCTATGAACAGAAACAGATCAGCGCCGATACCACCCTCGGCAGCAACTACGAATCGAAGGTTGCTTCCGCAAAGTCGCAGCTCGAATCGGCGCAGCAGAACCTCAATAATGCCCGTCTGAAACTGAAGGACTATAACGATGGCTATGACGACAGCCTGCTCTCGGCCGAACGCGCCGCGCAGAAAGCGCAGGACAATATGCAGGCCTACGACAAGACGATCGACGAGCTGAAGGATAAGCTCGCCGGAGCGGGGGAGGCTGAAAAGGAGGCCATCGAAAAAGAAATCGCCGATTATGAAGAAAAATACAGCCAGGCGTACCAGGATTATTCGATGTATTACAACGCTGTCAAGGATCTCGAGGCAGATGAGGACAGCGAGGCCCGTGATCTGCGCAACTCCTATAACACCGCCAAAACCAACTACCAGCAGGCGCTCGACAACTACAATCTCGTGACCGGCGGCTCGTATGAGGACACCGAGAAGGCCACCGAGGCGGAGCTCAAATCCGCGCAGCTCTCGCTCGAGCAGAGCGCCTCCTCGCTCGATAAATACAAGGTCTACGCGCCGATCTCCGGCGTAATCGAATCAAAAAACATCACTGCCAACGAACCCGCCTCCACCCAAAACGCGGCCTTCGTCATCTCCAACAAGGACACCCTCACCGTCAAGTTTAACGCGTCGGCCGACGCCGCCACCGCCCTTTCGATCGGCGACGAAGTCACCGTGACCAAGGGCAGTAAGGAATATACGGCCACCATCATCGAGATCGATTCCAAAGCGGACGATTCCACCGGCCTGTTCCCCATCAAGGCCCGTATTGAGGATGGTGACGGCAGCTTGCTCACCGGCGTTTCGGTCAAGGTGGCCGCGGCCACCCAGAAGGTGGAGGACGCCATCCTCGTCCCGATCGACCTGGTCTATTATGACGACGGCCAGGCTTACGTCTTTACATATGCGGACGGCAAAGCCCACCGCACGGATTTTGAAACCGGCATGTCCAACTCTGAAACGGTTGTTGCCGTGTCCGGGCTTTCGCTTGACAGCGAGATCATCACCACCTGGCATCCCGACCTGAAGGACGGGGCGGCTGTGGAACTTGCAGAAGGCCAGGAAGCCCCCGCCGCCGCGCCCGACAGCGCCCCTGGAGCCGAGCCGACTGAAAGCCGGTCCGCGAAAGGCACTGATGCGCCGGACGCCGCCGCAGCCCCCAACGCTCCCGAAATGCCCGCACAGGAGGATTAA
- the hrcA gene encoding heat-inducible transcriptional repressor HrcA has translation MLSGLCSVVECEVYAMKLDLRKLKILTAIVETYIDTGEPVSSKMLAQKLDINVSPATIRNDMAALFDMGFLEQPHTSAGRVPSHLGYRIYVDQLMHCKPLSDEERGEIDALFNVHNPDPDRLLEDAAQALADYTNCATVSTTITPKTVRVKHIEIVPAGVRTVVILVIASNGVIRDKVCRVDFGITAELLEFINKFINGRLVDKSVNDISQWYINSVAVTLGEYSRLFTPILATVYELCKEIDEGQFYTSGGTNLLGYKEFSDVAHDLLLTMQNRDHLLGVIGSKDDAVFITIGKENSRSELADTSVVVTRYSIGKQNAGAIGVIGPVRMDYAKIIPHLEYFSQTLGKLLAETFEQDA, from the coding sequence GTGCTAAGCGGACTTTGCTCAGTTGTGGAATGTGAGGTGTATGCGATGAAGCTCGACTTGAGAAAACTGAAAATCCTGACCGCGATCGTCGAGACTTACATCGATACCGGCGAGCCTGTCAGCTCCAAGATGCTGGCGCAGAAACTTGATATCAACGTCTCGCCCGCGACCATCCGCAACGACATGGCGGCGCTTTTTGATATGGGATTCCTTGAGCAGCCGCACACTTCCGCCGGACGCGTCCCCTCCCACCTGGGTTATCGGATTTATGTCGATCAGCTGATGCACTGCAAACCGCTGTCTGATGAGGAGCGCGGCGAGATTGACGCGCTTTTCAATGTGCATAACCCCGACCCGGACCGGCTTTTGGAGGATGCCGCGCAGGCGCTCGCGGATTACACCAACTGCGCGACCGTTTCCACCACGATCACACCGAAAACAGTGCGCGTCAAGCATATCGAAATTGTTCCGGCGGGCGTGCGCACGGTGGTCATCCTGGTCATCGCCTCGAACGGCGTCATCCGCGACAAGGTCTGCCGGGTGGATTTCGGCATCACCGCGGAGCTGCTCGAATTTATCAATAAGTTTATCAACGGCCGTCTGGTCGACAAATCGGTCAACGACATCTCCCAGTGGTACATCAATTCGGTTGCGGTCACGCTGGGCGAATATTCCCGGCTGTTTACCCCGATTCTGGCCACCGTTTACGAGCTCTGCAAAGAGATCGATGAAGGCCAGTTCTATACTTCCGGCGGGACCAACCTGCTGGGATATAAGGAGTTTTCCGATGTGGCGCACGATTTGCTGCTCACCATGCAGAACCGCGACCATCTGCTTGGCGTTATCGGCTCGAAGGACGACGCCGTTTTCATCACCATCGGCAAGGAAAACAGCCGAAGCGAGCTGGCCGACACGTCTGTGGTGGTCACCCGTTACTCCATCGGAAAGCAGAACGCGGGCGCGATTGGCGTAATCGGCCCGGTCCGGATGGATTACGCAAAGATTATCCCGCATCTTGAATATTTTTCGCAGACATTAGGGAAATTATTGGCGGAGACTTTTGAACAGGATGCGTAA
- the grpE gene encoding nucleotide exchange factor GrpE has translation MSQKHKHEQPIGEADEVQEQTQPEEKTPEASEETGEEKQPEAERKEPEKTETELLEEQVSQLGDKLLRTMAEYDNFRKRSQKEKEAIYPQATANAVAQFVPIIDTFERALAVECADAEFKKGVEMILQNFKDVLEKLGVEAFGAAGEQFNPDLHNAVMHIDDESLETNIITDVFQKGYKIGDRIIRHAMVKVAN, from the coding sequence TTGTCTCAGAAGCATAAGCATGAGCAGCCCATAGGCGAGGCGGACGAGGTCCAGGAACAGACGCAGCCGGAAGAAAAGACTCCGGAAGCGTCCGAGGAAACCGGGGAAGAAAAACAGCCGGAAGCGGAGCGCAAAGAGCCTGAAAAGACCGAGACGGAACTGCTGGAAGAGCAGGTTTCGCAGCTGGGTGACAAGCTGCTGCGCACGATGGCCGAGTATGACAACTTCCGTAAGCGCAGCCAGAAGGAGAAGGAAGCGATTTACCCGCAGGCAACCGCAAATGCGGTGGCGCAGTTCGTTCCGATCATCGATACGTTTGAACGTGCGCTCGCGGTGGAATGCGCGGACGCGGAGTTTAAAAAGGGCGTGGAGATGATCCTGCAGAACTTTAAGGATGTGCTCGAAAAGCTCGGAGTCGAAGCGTTCGGCGCTGCGGGCGAGCAGTTCAATCCGGATCTGCACAACGCTGTGATGCACATTGACGATGAATCGCTTGAGACGAACATCATCACCGATGTGTTTCAGAAGGGATATAAAATCGGCGACCGGATCATCCGGCACGCGATGGTCAAGGTCGCAAACTGA
- a CDS encoding efflux RND transporter permease subunit encodes MTLPKLSVTRPVSVLMCVMCLLFFGISSVFDMEMESTPEMSMPVFMVMTRYEGASPEEVDSLVTDVVESALSTVSDVDSMTSRSSEGSSMTMLEFGYSTDMDEKYDEINEALQRLRLPDSCDDPTIMEMSMDSSSIMDLSISTNASDNIYTYIENTVVPEIEKISGVSEVSMRGGKREYVQVLLREEEMNQYGLSMTDVSSAIASADFNTTAGTINRGQIELTLQGGVSYDTYESLETIPISLPSGDIIHVSDVATISMAEETRSSISRYNGMDNISLSVSKNQSANTIEVCDEIVEVVDELNQQGLGLAVTITNNSGETIFENIMNVVQTLVLGLTLAMLVLVLFLGDWRAALIVATSMPLSVFAALVLMACFGMTINIMSLGGLVVGIGMMVDNSIVVLDSCFRARDGVRSFEESAIQGANLVNSAVIASTLTTIVVFLPISLMEGMSGQLFKEVGFTIVFSMTASLISALTMVPLLFVRMKPVEKEHSFVNTQLHQLERVYAAFLGRALSHKIVVIIVAIALLASTAVMFTQIDMELMPSSDEGSISISVTTKTGLNIDATDEIMTQVEEIVSGQPDVESYSMRGNGGSASLTVYLKDDRSMSTADFITQMRKLTSDIDNASVEVEERSSMSFGSSGVTINLSGSNLDVLEETSNQVKALMQATEGIDSASTSLSDGSPRAEIVVDPVQAAAIGTTPSAVVSTVKNMLSGIEATDLQTSDEEYSVKVMYPEDRFQDVSDLSGLMIDTRSGGQVPLTDVAQIVYNNSPAQIQRYDGDYQVSVTGQTAQGASATQLSNQIVARVQQMDLPDGVTVEAGGSMRTMNEEFGNIYGALATAIFLVFVVMAMQFESMKFSLVVMLSVPFSMTGAFLALILTGMSISMTSLIGLIMLVGIVVNNAIVLIDYTNTLRREQGMPARDALIFSGRTRLRPILMTTTTTVLGLLPTAVGIGGEVEMMQSMAVVVIGGLTVSTLLTLILIPTMYLLFDGEDRRRKGKKTGRKSLFKRNLREQPQVSGTDEIPEEFR; translated from the coding sequence ATGACACTTCCAAAATTATCCGTCACGCGGCCGGTTTCGGTCCTGATGTGCGTGATGTGCCTGCTCTTCTTTGGGATTTCCTCGGTTTTTGACATGGAGATGGAATCCACTCCGGAAATGTCAATGCCTGTCTTTATGGTAATGACCCGCTATGAGGGCGCTTCCCCGGAGGAGGTGGACAGCCTCGTCACCGACGTCGTCGAATCCGCCCTTTCCACTGTCAGCGACGTGGACAGCATGACCTCCCGTTCTTCCGAGGGCTCTTCCATGACCATGCTGGAATTCGGCTACAGCACCGACATGGACGAAAAATACGACGAGATCAACGAAGCACTCCAGCGGCTGCGGCTGCCGGACAGCTGCGACGATCCCACCATTATGGAGATGAGCATGGACTCCTCTTCCATCATGGATCTTTCGATCTCCACCAATGCAAGCGACAATATCTATACTTATATTGAAAACACCGTTGTCCCAGAGATTGAGAAGATCTCCGGCGTATCGGAAGTCAGCATGCGCGGCGGTAAGCGCGAATATGTCCAGGTGCTCCTGCGCGAGGAGGAAATGAACCAGTACGGCCTTTCAATGACCGACGTTTCCTCCGCCATTGCCAGCGCGGATTTCAACACCACCGCCGGCACGATCAACCGCGGCCAGATCGAGCTGACATTGCAGGGCGGCGTCAGCTACGACACCTATGAAAGCCTTGAAACCATCCCGATTTCCCTTCCCTCCGGCGACATCATCCATGTATCGGATGTGGCAACCATCTCTATGGCGGAAGAAACCAGGTCCTCCATCAGCCGTTATAACGGCATGGACAACATCTCCCTTTCGGTCTCGAAAAACCAGAGCGCCAACACAATCGAAGTCTGCGACGAGATCGTGGAGGTGGTTGACGAGCTGAACCAGCAGGGCCTGGGCCTTGCGGTCACCATCACGAACAACTCCGGTGAAACCATCTTCGAAAACATCATGAACGTTGTGCAGACGCTCGTCCTGGGCCTTACGCTTGCCATGCTCGTCCTGGTGCTCTTCCTCGGCGACTGGCGCGCGGCGCTCATCGTCGCCACCTCGATGCCGCTTTCGGTTTTCGCGGCGCTTGTGCTCATGGCCTGCTTCGGCATGACCATCAACATCATGTCGCTCGGCGGCCTGGTCGTCGGCATCGGCATGATGGTGGATAACTCAATCGTTGTGCTCGACAGCTGTTTTCGGGCGCGCGACGGTGTCCGCTCGTTTGAGGAGAGCGCCATCCAGGGCGCAAACCTTGTCAATTCCGCCGTCATCGCTTCCACCCTCACCACCATCGTCGTTTTCCTGCCGATCTCGCTGATGGAAGGCATGTCCGGCCAGCTCTTCAAGGAGGTTGGCTTCACCATCGTCTTCTCGATGACCGCTTCGCTCATTTCGGCGCTCACCATGGTGCCGCTCCTGTTCGTACGGATGAAGCCGGTCGAAAAGGAACATTCCTTCGTCAACACACAGCTGCATCAGCTCGAGCGGGTTTACGCAGCATTCCTTGGGCGTGCGCTCAGCCACAAGATCGTCGTTATCATCGTCGCGATCGCATTGCTCGCGAGCACGGCTGTGATGTTTACCCAGATCGATATGGAGCTCATGCCATCGAGCGATGAAGGCTCGATCAGTATTTCAGTCACGACCAAAACAGGGCTCAACATCGACGCGACCGACGAAATCATGACCCAGGTCGAAGAGATTGTCTCTGGACAGCCGGATGTCGAAAGTTATTCGATGCGCGGCAATGGCGGTTCGGCAAGCCTCACCGTCTATCTGAAAGACGACCGCTCGATGAGCACTGCCGATTTTATCACCCAGATGCGAAAACTCACCTCGGATATCGACAACGCCTCGGTCGAGGTGGAGGAACGCAGTTCCATGTCCTTTGGCTCCAGCGGCGTCACCATCAACCTGAGCGGTTCAAACCTCGACGTACTGGAGGAAACCTCCAATCAGGTGAAAGCCCTGATGCAGGCAACCGAGGGGATCGATTCGGCCTCCACCAGCCTGTCGGACGGCAGCCCGCGCGCCGAGATCGTGGTCGACCCGGTGCAGGCCGCGGCAATCGGCACCACCCCATCGGCCGTCGTATCAACCGTCAAAAACATGCTCTCCGGCATCGAGGCGACCGATCTGCAGACCAGCGACGAGGAGTACTCCGTCAAGGTCATGTACCCGGAAGACCGTTTCCAGGACGTGAGCGACCTTTCCGGCCTCATGATCGACACCCGTTCGGGAGGCCAGGTCCCGCTCACCGACGTGGCACAGATCGTCTATAACAACTCCCCCGCCCAGATCCAGCGCTACGACGGGGATTATCAGGTTTCGGTCACCGGCCAGACCGCGCAGGGGGCTTCCGCCACCCAGCTGTCGAACCAGATTGTGGCGCGCGTGCAGCAGATGGACCTGCCGGACGGCGTGACGGTGGAAGCCGGGGGCAGCATGCGCACGATGAACGAGGAGTTTGGCAACATCTACGGCGCGCTTGCCACCGCGATCTTCCTGGTGTTCGTGGTCATGGCCATGCAGTTTGAATCGATGAAATTCTCGCTTGTGGTTATGCTGAGCGTCCCGTTCTCAATGACCGGCGCGTTCCTGGCGCTGATCCTCACCGGCATGTCGATCTCGATGACCAGCCTCATCGGCCTCATCATGCTGGTCGGTATTGTGGTCAACAACGCCATCGTGCTGATCGACTATACCAATACGCTGCGCCGTGAGCAGGGTATGCCCGCGCGCGACGCGCTCATCTTCTCGGGACGCACAAGGCTGCGCCCGATCCTTATGACCACCACAACGACCGTCCTCGGCCTCCTGCCAACCGCGGTCGGCATCGGCGGCGAGGTGGAGATGATGCAGAGTATGGCGGTGGTCGTCATTGGAGGCCTGACCGTTTCCACCCTGCTCACCCTCATCCTTATCCCGACCATGTATCTGCTGTTCGACGGCGAGGACCGCCGCCGCAAAGGAAAAAAGACCGGCCGCAAATCGCTTTTCAAGCGCAACCTGCGCGAACAGCCCCAGGTGAGCGGCACCGATGAAATCCCCGAGGAATTCCGCTGA
- a CDS encoding winged helix-turn-helix transcriptional regulator, with protein sequence MICIRILIFESHMALCRPLAVCLWRQGFFPVFAQGLGQIPQALSPPPAAVVFGASLGLRPSFDASRGIRRFLEVPTIIVVSPAENKRWIRDLRNRSGVYFIESGKPGLLAAKLSALLERAGRGEAALCAGGLCLFPDERRALCDGKPLALTPLEFGLLCCLVKNQNRPVSCEQLMQAVWGRSDETLLHTLRAHITALRAKLGPYRTSIAAVRKTGYLFRWDGEYPRQTVPRAI encoded by the coding sequence GTGATATGCATCAGGATTCTGATCTTTGAAAGCCATATGGCGCTTTGCCGCCCGCTTGCGGTATGTCTCTGGCGGCAGGGCTTCTTCCCCGTCTTCGCACAGGGGCTCGGTCAGATCCCGCAGGCGCTATCCCCGCCGCCCGCCGCAGTCGTATTCGGCGCCTCGCTCGGGTTGCGCCCTTCGTTTGACGCCAGTCGCGGTATCCGAAGGTTTCTGGAAGTTCCCACGATCATTGTCGTTTCCCCTGCGGAAAACAAGCGATGGATCCGCGACCTGCGCAACCGTTCCGGCGTCTACTTCATTGAAAGCGGCAAACCGGGCCTGCTCGCGGCAAAACTTTCCGCACTGCTCGAACGTGCCGGGCGGGGGGAAGCCGCTCTGTGCGCTGGCGGATTGTGCCTTTTCCCGGATGAGAGGCGCGCCCTGTGCGACGGCAAACCGCTCGCCCTGACGCCGCTCGAATTCGGCCTGCTTTGCTGCCTTGTCAAAAACCAAAACCGGCCAGTGAGCTGTGAACAGCTGATGCAGGCCGTTTGGGGACGGTCGGACGAAACGCTGCTGCACACCCTGCGCGCTCACATCACCGCTCTGCGCGCAAAGCTTGGACCCTATCGCACATCCATCGCCGCGGTACGCAAAACGGGATATCTGTTCCGCTGGGACGGGGAGTATCCCCGGCAGACCGTCCCGCGGGCAATCTGA